A window of the Yersinia rochesterensis genome harbors these coding sequences:
- a CDS encoding N-acetylmuramoyl-L-alanine amidase, producing the protein MYMIDYNNFRAIKSFNSRVRFLVLHYTAENFENSIKSLTGNNVSVHYLVPDLNDESYKKSGFNDIRIFNLVDENARAWHAGVSSWAGRTNLNDTSIGIEIVNLATEHGGIFNFPPYPENQIAAVKQLAANILQRYPDISPVNVVAHSDIAPTRKSDPGPEFPWQELYNDGIGAWYDPDTKEKFTQQFTQHGLPAKTDLLNHFSTYGYDVSIASNDDGYQHLIRAFQLHFRPNNYQGNIDIETAAILYALVEKYFPAS; encoded by the coding sequence ATGTATATGATTGACTATAATAATTTCCGCGCTATCAAATCATTTAATTCCCGTGTGCGATTCTTAGTTTTGCACTACACCGCTGAGAATTTTGAAAACTCTATAAAATCCCTAACAGGTAATAACGTCAGTGTTCATTATTTAGTGCCCGACCTTAACGATGAAAGTTATAAAAAATCCGGGTTTAATGATATACGGATATTTAACTTGGTAGATGAAAATGCGCGAGCCTGGCATGCAGGGGTCAGTAGTTGGGCAGGGCGCACTAATCTCAATGACACCTCTATCGGCATTGAGATTGTCAATTTAGCCACTGAACATGGTGGCATTTTCAACTTCCCTCCGTATCCAGAAAACCAAATTGCCGCCGTAAAACAACTGGCGGCGAATATTTTACAACGCTACCCTGATATATCGCCGGTAAATGTTGTTGCTCACTCTGATATTGCCCCCACTCGCAAAAGTGATCCAGGGCCAGAGTTTCCTTGGCAAGAATTGTATAATGACGGTATTGGTGCTTGGTATGATCCGGATACTAAGGAAAAATTCACTCAGCAATTTACCCAACACGGATTACCGGCTAAAACTGACTTACTGAATCACTTTAGTACTTATGGATACGATGTTTCTATTGCCAGCAATGATGATGGTTATCAACATCTGATACGCGCATTTCAATTGCACTTTAGGCCTAATAATTACCAAGGTAATATTGACATTGAAACAGCCGCCATTTTATATGCTTTAGTGGAAAAGTATTTTCCGGCGTCTTGA
- a CDS encoding DUF1460 domain-containing protein — MYKSLSLAVIVVLAGCGAKNNPQERVDIDNYTANRITAIIETQVKTTDSHQPGEIINKVSANFLGTPYKANMLIGSPTKPEELVIDFRGLDCFTYLDYVNSLRQSKDTADFIQQLIATRYIDSDISYKNRKHFFTDWSHQQPLNAQDITAKISSHAVTVVKFLNQKKDGGEFIPTLGTVKRNVVYIPAEFINDAVVSQLKTGDYIGIYTKINGLDVTHTGIFIMTPDGPMLRNASSLKSNMKVVDSPFIQYVKDKPGIVVLRAL, encoded by the coding sequence ATGTATAAATCATTATCTTTGGCTGTAATAGTAGTTTTAGCGGGCTGTGGCGCGAAAAATAACCCTCAAGAAAGAGTTGATATTGATAATTACACGGCTAATCGCATAACTGCCATTATAGAAACACAAGTAAAAACAACCGATAGCCACCAACCCGGAGAGATTATTAATAAAGTCTCTGCTAATTTTCTGGGAACGCCTTATAAGGCGAATATGCTTATTGGCTCACCGACAAAACCTGAAGAGTTAGTGATTGATTTCAGAGGGCTAGATTGTTTTACTTATCTTGATTATGTTAACTCGCTGCGTCAGTCTAAAGATACAGCAGATTTTATTCAGCAGCTTATTGCCACTCGCTATATTGATAGTGATATCAGCTATAAAAATCGAAAGCATTTCTTTACTGACTGGTCTCATCAGCAACCATTAAACGCCCAAGATATTACTGCAAAAATAAGTTCACATGCTGTTACCGTGGTTAAATTTTTGAATCAAAAAAAGGATGGTGGTGAGTTTATTCCGACATTGGGCACGGTTAAACGCAATGTTGTTTATATTCCAGCTGAGTTTATTAATGACGCTGTTGTCAGCCAGTTAAAAACCGGCGATTACATTGGTATTTATACAAAAATCAATGGATTGGATGTGACGCATACGGGCATTTTTATCATGACACCTGATGGGCCAATGCTGCGTAATGCCTCTTCACTTAAAAGTAATATGAAAGTTGTTGATTCACCTTTTATTCAATATGTTAAAGATAAACCAGGGATCGTCGTCCTTAGAGCACTATAA
- the ivbL gene encoding ilvB operon leader peptide IvbL yields MRYPVNYSAAKLALLSIDLLNTAHVDAVVVVRVVVVVGSAP; encoded by the coding sequence ATGAGATACCCCGTGAACTATTCCGCTGCCAAGTTAGCTCTACTAAGCATCGACCTACTCAATACTGCGCATGTTGACGCAGTCGTGGTCGTGCGCGTGGTGGTGGTGGTCGGCAGCGCGCCGTAA